The following are encoded together in the Populus trichocarpa isolate Nisqually-1 chromosome 5, P.trichocarpa_v4.1, whole genome shotgun sequence genome:
- the LOC7485665 gene encoding AT-hook motif nuclear-localized protein 25 — protein sequence MAGFEGNNSRYVHGQNHNNLLRPELHLIQRPSSIPSSDSRDNNNTPSPPDHANQTAHHHPDSSATTSSGGGTNPNRRPRGRPAGSKNKPKPPIIVTRDSPNALRSHVIEISNGADIVESVSTYARKRGRGVCVLSGSGTVANVTLRQPASPAGSVLTLHGRFEILSLSGTVLPPPAPPGAGGLSIFLSGGQGQVVGGNVVGPLMAAGPVVLMAASFANAVFERLPLDDQEEAGAVQVQPTASQSSGVTGSGGQMGDGGGGSGTGGAGSGFFNMAGGAHHGNYPFSGDLFGPWGGSAARPPF from the coding sequence ATGGCTGGTTTTGAAGGTAATAATTCTCGATACGTTCATGGTCAAAATCACAACAACCTTCTCAGACCTGAACTTCATCTGATTCAAAGACCTTCATCCATTCCTTCCTCTGATTCTAGAGACAACAACAATACCCCATCACCACCAGATCATGCCAACCAAACTGCTCATCACCATCCTGATAGTAGTGCTACCACTAGCTCTGGCGGCGGCACCAATCCGAATCGCCGTCCTAGAGGTCGTCCTGCTGGTTCCAAGAACAAACCGAAGCCACCCATTATTGTAACCCGGGACAGCCCTAATGCCCTCCGATCCCATGTGATTGAGATCTCTAATGGTGCTGATATAGTGGAAAGCGTGTCCACTTATGCGAGGAAAAGAGGAAGAGGAGTTTGTGTTCTTAGTGGAAGTGGGACAGTTGCTAATGTTACTCTAAGGCAACCCGCTTCTCCTGCAGGAAGCGTGCTTACTTTGCACGGAAGGTTTGAGATCCTTTCGCTATCTGGAACTGTGCTTCCGCCACCTGCGCCACCTGGGGCGGGAGGGCTGTCCATATTTTTGTCCGGTGGACAAGGACAAGTTGTTGGAGGGAATGTTGTGGGGCCTTTGATGGCTGCAGGTCCAGTGGTTTTGATGGCTGCATCTTTTGCTAATGCAGTATTTGAGCGTTTGCCTTTGGATGATCAGGAGGAAGCTGGGGCGGTGCAGGTTCAGCCCACAGCTTCTCAGTCTTCGGGTGTGACTGGAAGTGGTGGACAGATGGGCGATGGCGGAGGAGGCAGCGGTACTGGAGGAGCTGGtagtggtttttttaatatggccGGAGGAGCTCATCACGGGAATTATCCATTTTCAGGTGATTTGTTTGGACCATGGGGTGGAAGTGCTGCCAGGCCTCCATTTTAA